Part of the Candidatus Zixiibacteriota bacterium genome, CGAGTCACTTCCCAGCAAGCCGACTCTGACAGCGGAGCATATCGAGGTTATCCGGACCGAGAAGCAGGACATGGCGGTCGAGGCCGACGGCGGCGTGGTGGTGGCGCTGGATACTAAGATCGACGACGCGTTGCGCGATGAGGGTTTTGCCCGTGAGATTGTCAACAAGGTCCAGAATATGCGGAAGACCTCCGGATTCGAGGTGACCGACAACATCCTTATTCGCATGAGCGCGTCGGAACGCCTGCGCCGAGCCGCTGACCGTCACGGCCGCTTCATCCAGCGCGAAACCCTTGCCCACAGCCTGGAATTCGTCCCCGGTGCAAACTTGACAAAGGCGACCGAATGGGACATAAATGGTGAAAAGGCCGCCATTGAGGTGGTAAGACTCTGACCGGGAGTTACTCATGAAGAAGAGCGACCTCGACAAATTCAAAAAGCTCCTTCTGGACAAGCGCCACGCCCTGCTGGAAGAGATGGGGTATCTCGAGGAGGCGCATGGCGCCACGATCAAGGAAGCCACCGGCGACCTGACCCACTACTCGTATCACATGGCCGACCAGGGTACGGACAACATGGAGCGGGAGATGGCGTTCGCCCACGGCTCCAAGAGCCGTCGGCTGCTCTATCATATCGACGAGGCTCTGCGGCGGATCGAGGACGGCACCTACGGCAAGTGTCACACCTGCGGCAAACAGATTCAGGTCCCCCGCCTGACCGCGGTGCCGCACGCCCGGCTCTGTATCGAGTGCAAATCGGCCGAAGAGGAAGCAAAAACTGGACGAAAAGCGCGCTAAGCCTCTTCTCTGGCCGCTGCTGATCGTGGGTCTGGTGGTAATCGCCGACCAGGCCACCAAGCTCTGGGCGGTGGCCTATCTCGCTGATAAAACCTCTGTGTCGATAATCGGGGATTTCCTGATGTTTACCCTGGTCTACAACGAGGGGGGCGCGATGGGCACACAGATCGGCCCGTCGGCATATTATCTCGTCATGGCCCTGATCGTGCTGCCGTTTGTCGGGTATTACATCTACCGCCACCGCTACATGCCGGCTATATCCCTTCCGCTGGCGTTCATTGCCGGGGGGGCAGTCGGCAATCTGATTGACCGGATTCGGCTGGGGCAGGTAGTGGACTTTATCGATGTCGATTTTTTTGACATCTCGATAGGCAGCTTTCAACTGGACCGCTGGTGGACCTTCAATGTGGCGGATTCCTGCATAAGCTGCTCAATCGTGTTTCTACTGGCATACATGTTCGTGCAGCGCAAGGGTAAGGATCACGCGCCCAAGCTACCCGCAGACATGGACAGCCCGTCCCCCCTGGCGGGGTGAGCCCCCCCGGAACAATTTTCATCCTTTCACGTTGCGACCTTTGCCCCTATATTGGTGCGGTCGATAGAATTGCGGACTTGATTTACACCCGCGCCCACAGGGCCGGAGGCAATTATGCTCACTGAACAAGCTGTAAGGCACGTGCTTAGCGGAATACAAGACCCCGAACTGAAAAAACCGCTCACCGATCTCGATATGGTCAGGTATGTCAAAATCGACCGCGGCAAAGTCGATGTCGGGATCACGCTGACTGTCCCCGGCTGCCCGCTCAAGGCCAAAATCACCGAGGATGTGACCAGCGGCGTTATGCTGATACCGGGGGTCGAACGGGTCAATGTCCAGTTTGATGTCATGAGCGACGAACAGCGCGCCCAGCTCAAGGAAAAGCTCGGCATGGGGGTCAAACCGGGCCAGAAGAAGGCATCGATAGTCAAGTTCTCAAAGCGGTTTATAGCGGTGTCGTCTGGCAAGGGCGGGGTAGGCAAATCGACTGTTACCACCAACCTGGCGGCGGCACTGGCCCAGATGGGCAAGCGGGTGGGACTTCTCGATGCCGACGTGTACGGCTTTTCCATACCCCGGATGCTGGGGCTGTCCGGCCAGCCGACGGTAATCGACGACAAGATGGTGCCGCTCCGTCGTGGTGACAACCTCCAGGTCGTCTCGATGGGGTTCTTTATCGATGAGGACGAGCCGGTAATCTGGCGCGGGCCGCTCTTGCACAAGGCGATCAACCAGTTCATCAACGATGTGATCTGGGACGATCTCGATTATCTCTTTCTCGACCTGCCGCCCGGAACGGGCGATGTTACCCTGACTATCGCACAGTCCATCCCCAGTGCCGAGCTACTGGTGGTAACCACCCCCCAGGCGACCGCCACTCATGTGGCCGGGCGGGTGGCCAGGCTGGCCGAACGGACCAGTCTGAAAGTCATAGGCGTGGTTGAGAACATGGCCTACTACGAAACTAACGGCCATCGGGACTATATCTTCGGCAAGGACGGCGGCAAAAACCTAGCGAAACGGCTCGGTGTGGAGCTGCTAGGTGAGATCCCGTTGCTGACCTCGATCCGCGAAGGCGCCGATAACGGTCTTCCGGCAGCCATCGACGGGAACGAGCGCGAGGTTGCAATGTTCGCGGGCATCGCCCGTCAGATAGATGCAATGAACCGTCGATAAGCCGTTGCCAGCATTGCCGCTGTGGACAACTTGAATTTATCTCACGACATCGGCTGATGGTGGTGTCATTCATTCGCGCAAGAGACCTGTTCTAACAGTCGATCAAACAACCGCTTCAGTTTTTTCCCCTTTATTTTCAGAGCGTCAATTGACGTCTTCCTCTGACGTTGTTATCTACTGCCCACGACCTGTCCACTCCCCTTTCGTAGAGACTCTTGTGGTGTTCGCTGGGTTTTTCGCCTTGGTAGTTGATGAACTTTTGCAATGATCGTCTGCGGACTCATGATGTGTGAATAGGTATGTGTGTAAATTGTGGATTGGCTGATTGGCCGATCCGTTAGGTATCAACAGGAGATACACTTAATCGATTGTGCGAATGTTAATAGCATTGTCCAGATCGAGGGGGTTCCGATTCAATGCAAAACTTTCCTAATTCTCAGGCGTGGAAAGACTGCTTGGAGTACATGTCCCGGCGCGTCAAGCAGCAGTCCTTTAACATCTGGCTCAAGCCGACTCGCGGCGAGCCGAACGGCAACGGCGAGTTCAAGGTTGCCGTACCTAACCAGTTTGTCGCCGACTGGATCGATGAGCACTATGCTGAACTGGTTAACGAGGCGTTTCTCGAGGTGCTCGGCAAGAGACAACAGGTAGTGTACGTCATATCAGCGGTCGCAGGGGAGGAGGAGCAGGCTTGCCTGCCCCTGGAGGCGCCGCCGGGCCGCGGGCCGGTTCAACCGCTGGACGGGCCGAGAGTTAATCACAACCTAAACGGGCGGTATCGCTTCAACTACCTGGTTGTTGGCGATTTTAACGAGTTCGCCTGCGCCGCCTCGCGGGCGGTGGCCGAGGCCCCCGGTATGACCAAGTACAACCCCCTCTACATCTACGGCGGCACCGGGCTGGGGAAAACGCATATCATCCAAGCGATCGGTCACGAGATTTTGGACAACTATCCGTCGAAACGAGTCATGTATGCCACCTCGGAGAAGTTCACCTCCGACTTTATCAGCGCCATATCCGATCGGTCCATCGCCGATTTCACGAGATACTACCGCGACGTGGACGTGCTCCTGATCGACGATATCCAGTTCTTTGCCGGCAAAGAAGGGACCCAGGAGCAGTTCTTCCATACCTTCAACGCCCTCCATCAGACCGGCAAGCAGATTGCGCTGACTTCTGACCGCCCCCCCAAAGAGATCAAGGGACTTGAGGAACGGCTGCTCTCCCGCTTTTCCTGGGGCCTTGTGACGGACCTTCAGGCTCCGGATCTCGAAAATAGGACAGCAATTCTCTACAAAAAGCTGGAGTCTGAGGGAATTCAGCTCGACGATACCGTGGTCACGTATATAGCCGATCGCGTCTCGGCCAACGTCAGGGAGCTTGAGGGAGCACTTAATCGCCTCCTGGCCTATGCGTCGCTAAAGAAAGAGCCGGTCAGTCTTGACCTGGCCCGGCGGCTGCTCTCTGACTCCGCCGGCTCCCGCAAGCGTGTGACTATCGAGGCAATCCAGACTAAAAGCGCCGAGCACTTCAATGTGGATTCGAAGATGATGACCGCGAAGAAGAAGACAGCCGATATCGCCCTGGCCCGCCAGGTGGCCATGTATCTAGCCCGTACCCTGACTGACAGCTCGCTGAAGGCGATTGGTGACAAATTCGGCGGGCGCGATCACACTACGGTCATTCACGCCTGCGATAAGGTCGCCTCCCGGATGGCCCGCGATGCCGGTTTTCGGGAGAGGATTGACAAAATATCAGCGGCGCTTCTATATTAACAAGCTGTTGATAGACACTATGGATAACGTGGGCACAAAACGCGGGGTTGACAGTTGCCTGTGTACATGTGGGCCATTTCTGGCAACTTGTGAGTATGTAGCTATGGTGTTGGGGGTAATGTGAAACGGTTCCTTGATGACTATCTACCTGGCGTATTTCCCCTTGGCGGTTCCCTCCCTCCTCGCTTCGCCTTTCCCCCACATTTCCCCAGACCCTATTACTACTACTTGATATATATAGACTGAATGGTTATAGTCCAAAGCTGTCAGTAACCGTTTTCACGGAGAGTTAGGTGGTATGAAGTTCTCGCTTCCAAAATCAAAGCTGGCCGGCTGTCTTCAGTCTGTGCTTCAAGTAGTACCGACGAAATCGACCCTGCCTATCCTCACCAACGTGCTGGTGGAGGCGCTCGAGGGAAAACTCAAGATTTCCGCTACGGATCTGGATATATCGATCGCCGGAAGTGTGGAGTGTGAGGTAGCCAAGAAAGGGTCGGCGGCGCTGTCGGCGCGGATCCTGTTCGATATAGTAAGAGAGCTTCCCGAAACAGACATAACTGTCGAGTCGATCAATTCGCGGGTTGAGGTAAAGATCGCGAAGGGGTCGTACAAGATGGCCTCGGTCTCACCCGACGACTTTCCGAAACTGCCTGCAGTCAACACGAAGAAGGAGATCAAGCTCGATTCCACTACACTGAATGGTATGGTGCGCAAAACCACATTTGCCTGTTCGACCGATGAAACGCGCCCGGCACTCAACGGTGTACTCTGGCAGACCAAGGGTGAGAAGATGCAGATGGTTGCCACCGATGGCCACCGCCTGGCAAAAGTAGCGGTCGAAAACCTGAAACTCAAGGGGATGAGCGAGGACATTATCATCCCGCCGAAAGTGCTTAATCTCATTCCGAAATTTACTGAGAGCCAGAGCAGGGATGTGGGTGTTATTTTCGGCGAAAACAATATCATCTTCAATCTCGGCGAGTATGTGCTGACGTCGCGGCTTATCGACGGGCCGTATCCGAATTTTGAGCAGGTCATACCGCAGAACAATGACAAGGTGCTTCGGGTATCAAAGGAGGATCTCAGCGGCGCGGTGCGGCGCGTGTCGATTCTCTCCAACACCCTCACACACCAGGTGAAATTCGGGGTGAAGAGAGGTTCACTTACCTTGTCCACGAGCAATGCCGACTTAGGTGGGGAAGGTGTGGAGGTCATTGACTGCGACTACACGGGCGAACCTGTCGAGATAGGATACAACGCGACATATATCACTGATATCCTAACGCGTATGCCGGGCGATGACGTAATATTTGAATTCTCAAGCCCGGTTTCTGCAGGCCTGATGTACAGCCCGGAACTACCGAAAGACGATTACCTCTGCCTGGTGATGCCGCTCAGGCTGGCGGAGTGAAGGATCGGCAAACGTCGCCCCGAATGGCAGATCGTCGGTCTGCCATTTTTTATTAGTCGACACAATGGCGGTACACTCACTCGCACTCACTAATTTCCGCAACCTGCGCGGTGGGACCGTCAGGTTCGGCGCAGGGTCAAACGTCCTTTATGGCGCCAACGGCTCCGGCAAGACCAACCTGCTGGAGGCGATTTTCATGGTCTGTCTCGGGCGCTCACAACGCGGTGCCGCTGACGCC contains:
- a CDS encoding TraR/DksA C4-type zinc finger protein; protein product: MKKSDLDKFKKLLLDKRHALLEEMGYLEEAHGATIKEATGDLTHYSYHMADQGTDNMEREMAFAHGSKSRRLLYHIDEALRRIEDGTYGKCHTCGKQIQVPRLTAVPHARLCIECKSAEEEAKTGRKAR
- the lspA gene encoding signal peptidase II; this encodes MGLVVIADQATKLWAVAYLADKTSVSIIGDFLMFTLVYNEGGAMGTQIGPSAYYLVMALIVLPFVGYYIYRHRYMPAISLPLAFIAGGAVGNLIDRIRLGQVVDFIDVDFFDISIGSFQLDRWWTFNVADSCISCSIVFLLAYMFVQRKGKDHAPKLPADMDSPSPLAG
- a CDS encoding Mrp/NBP35 family ATP-binding protein, which encodes MLTEQAVRHVLSGIQDPELKKPLTDLDMVRYVKIDRGKVDVGITLTVPGCPLKAKITEDVTSGVMLIPGVERVNVQFDVMSDEQRAQLKEKLGMGVKPGQKKASIVKFSKRFIAVSSGKGGVGKSTVTTNLAAALAQMGKRVGLLDADVYGFSIPRMLGLSGQPTVIDDKMVPLRRGDNLQVVSMGFFIDEDEPVIWRGPLLHKAINQFINDVIWDDLDYLFLDLPPGTGDVTLTIAQSIPSAELLVVTTPQATATHVAGRVARLAERTSLKVIGVVENMAYYETNGHRDYIFGKDGGKNLAKRLGVELLGEIPLLTSIREGADNGLPAAIDGNEREVAMFAGIARQIDAMNRR
- the dnaA gene encoding chromosomal replication initiator protein DnaA; the protein is MQNFPNSQAWKDCLEYMSRRVKQQSFNIWLKPTRGEPNGNGEFKVAVPNQFVADWIDEHYAELVNEAFLEVLGKRQQVVYVISAVAGEEEQACLPLEAPPGRGPVQPLDGPRVNHNLNGRYRFNYLVVGDFNEFACAASRAVAEAPGMTKYNPLYIYGGTGLGKTHIIQAIGHEILDNYPSKRVMYATSEKFTSDFISAISDRSIADFTRYYRDVDVLLIDDIQFFAGKEGTQEQFFHTFNALHQTGKQIALTSDRPPKEIKGLEERLLSRFSWGLVTDLQAPDLENRTAILYKKLESEGIQLDDTVVTYIADRVSANVRELEGALNRLLAYASLKKEPVSLDLARRLLSDSAGSRKRVTIEAIQTKSAEHFNVDSKMMTAKKKTADIALARQVAMYLARTLTDSSLKAIGDKFGGRDHTTVIHACDKVASRMARDAGFRERIDKISAALLY
- the dnaN gene encoding DNA polymerase III subunit beta, which codes for MKFSLPKSKLAGCLQSVLQVVPTKSTLPILTNVLVEALEGKLKISATDLDISIAGSVECEVAKKGSAALSARILFDIVRELPETDITVESINSRVEVKIAKGSYKMASVSPDDFPKLPAVNTKKEIKLDSTTLNGMVRKTTFACSTDETRPALNGVLWQTKGEKMQMVATDGHRLAKVAVENLKLKGMSEDIIIPPKVLNLIPKFTESQSRDVGVIFGENNIIFNLGEYVLTSRLIDGPYPNFEQVIPQNNDKVLRVSKEDLSGAVRRVSILSNTLTHQVKFGVKRGSLTLSTSNADLGGEGVEVIDCDYTGEPVEIGYNATYITDILTRMPGDDVIFEFSSPVSAGLMYSPELPKDDYLCLVMPLRLAE